The DNA window CAGCCGGGAGAAACGGGGATGACCCTTCGGCGCCTTTGTTCTCGTCAAGGGGGCGAAATGTTACATCGTTCGCTTCTTTTTGCCATTTTTTCATCATCTCTAGCGCCCGTTTTCGCTCTTTTCGCTGTTTTTTCGCCTGTTCGATGGCGTCGAGATGCCGTTTCCGCACTTCGGCGTTCCAACGGAAACCGCATGCCGCCGCTGTCCGGCGCAGCTGCCTTCCGACCTCTTCAAAGGCGGCGAGCTGGGTCTTTCCTTCGCGTATGTATTGCAGCACCGTCTCAGCGAGCAGTACGTCTTCTTCGTGTGACCACGCATCCTGTCTTGTCTTCATGCTGTCCACCCCGCAAATGTAATGTTGATATGATGATAGTTTTTCCGTTCTTTTTCCAATTTAAACTTCCCTTTATTCATTTTCCCTCCCTTCCGCCCGGCGTTGCCCCGCTGATGCCTGCGCACGGCTGTTTGAATGCAAGCGACAACGGATAGGCTGCGCCGCTCCAATCAACCGGTCTACTACATAACATGAAAAGGAGCGGACGTTTTCTGCCGAAGAAGGTGAGGTTGCAGTTGGCGAAGCGGCCGCTGCCGCTGTACAATGGAACGAAGGAGGGATTGGCATGCGAAAAACGACGGAACCGTTGGCGGTGCGGATGCGGCCACGGACGATCGATGATATCGTCGGGCAGGCGCATATCATCGGGCCAGGGACGCCGCTTTACAAAATGGTGAAAAAAGGGTATGTGCCATCGCTGCTGCTTTACGGGGAGCCAGGGACAGGAAAGACGTCGCTCGCTTACGCCATCGCCCGCACCGCCGGGCGGGAGTTGGTCGCCATCAACGCGACGTCATCCGGGAAAAAGGAGATCGAGGAAGCGGCCGAAGCGGCGCGCTGGTCGGGCCATGTCCTTTTGTTTATCGACGAAATTCACCGTCTGAATAAGGCGCAGCAAGATGTTTTGCTTCCGCATCTTGAATCCGGGCTCGTGACATTGATCGGGGCGACGACGGAAAACCCGTTTCATGAGGTGAACCCAGCGATCCGCAGCCGGTGCGGGCAAATTCAGCAGTTAAAGCGGCTTCAGTCGGCTGATTTACTCGTGATTTTGAAACGGGCGCTCACCGATCCGGAACGCGGGGTCGGAGAGACGCCGGTGATCATCGATGAGGCGCTGTTATGGCGCATCGCCGAGGCGGCCGGCGGGGATGCGCGCGCCGCGCTCTCGCTTCTTGAGGCGGCGGTCGCCGCAGCCGATGAGCGCGACGGCTCCCTGTATATCGATGAAGCGATCATCGCGTCATGCACCGCGAATCGCGGGTTTACTCATGACAAGTACGGCGATACATACTATTCGCTGCTTTCCGCGTTTCAAAAAAGCGTGCGCGGCAGCGACGCTGATGCCGCGCTTCATTATTTGGCGCGGCTGCTTGAAGGAGGGGATTTAGCCGCCGTCTGTCGGCGGCTGCTCGTCATCGCCTACGAAGATATCGGGCTCGCTAACCCGATGATGGGGGTGAAAGTGCAGGCGGCCGTCGCGGCAGCGGAGCGGATCGGGCTGCCGGAGGCGCGCATTCCGCTTGCGGTTATAACAGTTGAGCTTTGTTTGAGCCCGAAATCCAACAGCGCTTACAAGGCGCTCGATGCGGCGCTCGCTGATGTGCGCGCCGGAAAGCTTGGTGAGATTCCGGATCATTTAAAAGACGCCCATTATCAAGGAGCGGCTGTGCTCGGACATGGACAAGGCTACTTATACCCGCACGATTATCCAAACGGTTGGGTGGACCAAGCGTATTTGCCGGCCGCTCTTGAAGGCGTCCGCTACTATGAGCCGAAAGAGCATGGGGAGGAAAAATATTATGCCAAAGTGTACCGGCGGCTTCGGCAGTTGAAACAAGACGGCAATGTTGAGCCGTGAACGGAGGAGGCATTTATGGTATAATAACACAAGCGATTGGCTCAACAGAGGGGGCGCATCGACAATGGCTCACAACGATATCCCATGGTTGCGTTGGGGCATTTATTTTGCCGGTTTGTTCGTCATGTCATTTGGCATCGTGTTGACGATTAAGGCCGATGTCGGCTGCGCACCGTGGGATGTGCTTCATATCGGCTTGCAACGACAATTCGGCTTGACGATCGGCGCGTGGTCGATCATTGTCGGGATGGGGGTGCTTGCGGCTTCTGCGCTGCTTGTGAAGCAGCGGCCGCGGCTTGGCGCTTTTTTAAACATGGTGACGGTTGGAATGCCGATCGATGGATGGATGATGATTCCGCAGCTCAAAACGCCGGAACAGCCGCTCGAACAATATGCCATGTTAATGGCGGGCATCATCGTGTCCGGTTAGGGCATGGGCTTATACATTTCCGCCGGCGTCGGCGCCGGTCCGCGTGACAGTTTGATGCTCGCTCTGACCGAGTTGACTAGGTGGAAAGTCGCATACATTCGCATTGGCATGGAAGCGCTCGTGTTGCTCGTCGGCTGGCTGCTTGGCGGTCCGGTGTCGTTCGGCACGCTTCTTTTTTGTGTGACGATCGGCTCGGTCGCCGGCTTGGCGCTGCCGCAATGCCAGAAAATGACCGGACGCCTGCTCGGGACGACAACCGTTCGCGTGCAAGGGTTAAGCCGTTAGGGGGGATATGATGAAAATTTCGACGAAGGGCCGTTACGGGTTGACGATTATGATCGAATTGGCCAAAAAATATGGCGACCGCCCGATTTCGCTTCGTTCGATCGCTAAGGCGAACAATTTATCTGAACATTATTTGGAACAGCTCGTCACGCCGCTGCGCAACGCCGGGCTCGTCAAAAGCATCCGCGGGGCGTATGGCGGCTACGTGCTTGCTGAGCATCCGGCGAAAATTACGGCCGGTGATATTCTTCGCGTGCTTGAAGGACCGCTTACTCCGGTCGAGGAACTTGAAGAGGAGGAGCCGGCCAAGCGCGAGCTATGGATTCGCATCCGTGACGCGGTCGAGGAAGTGCTTGACAGCACGACACTCGAGGATTTGGCGAAGTATAGCGACGGGGATGATGGGGCATATATGTTTTATATTTAAGCGATAGAAAGGGGAATGACCGTTGGAACGGATTTATTTGGATCATGCTGCCACGTCGCCCGTGCATCCGGATGTGGCGGCCGGCATGGTCCATTGGATGACCGAACAGTTCGGCAACCCGTCAAGCATCCACTATTTCGGCCGACAAAGCCGCCGCGCGGTTGACGAAGCGAGGGCAGCCGTCGCCCGCAGCCTCGGAGCGAAAGAGACGGAGATCGTGTTTACAAGCGGCGGCACGGAAGCGGATAATTTTGCGCTCATCGGAACGGCGATGGCCAACCGCAGCCGCGGCAGCCATATCATTACAACCGCCATCGAGCATCACGCTGTTTTGCGCGCTTGCGAATACCTAGAAAAACAAGGGTTTGACGTGACGTATTTGCCGGTTGATGAACAAGGGATCGTGTCGGTTGATGACGTGAAAGCTGCGCTGCGCGATGAGACGATTTTAGTGTCGGTCATGTTCGCCAACAATGAAATTGGCACAATCCAGCCGATCCGTGAAATCGGCGCGCTGCTTCGCGACCACCCGGCGTATTTTCATACCGATGCCGTTCAGGCGTACGGGCTTCTCCCAATCGATGTGAATGAATATGGGGTCGACTTGCTGTCGCTCTCAAGCCATAAAATTAATGGCCCGAAAGGAAGCGGGGCGCTGTACATTCGGGAGACGGTCCGCATCACGCCGCTGCTTTTCGGCGGTGAGCAAGAACGGAAACGGCGCGCCGGCACGGAAAACGTCCCCGGCATCATCGGCTTGGCGCAGGCGGCGGAAATCGCCGGGCGGACGAGGGAGGAAAAGCGCAAACAATACGCGGCCTGGCGCGAGGTGATGCTTGACATTTTCCGCTCGTCGGGCATTGACTACGTCGTGAACGGCAGCCAAGACGGCCTGCCGCATATTTTAAACGTTGCGTTTCCGGGAACGAACGTCGAATCGCTGCTCGTGAACTTGGATTTGGCCGGCATTGCTGCCTCAAGCGGCTCGGCGTGCACAGCCGGTTCGATCGACCCGTCGCACGTGCTTGTCGCTATGTGCGGAAGGCAGTCTGAGCGCATCCGGTCGTCCGTCCGCTTCAGCTTCGGGCTCGGCAATACGAACGAGCAAATCGAGCGAGCTGCAGAAGAAACGGTAAAGATCGTCAAACGGCTCACGAACCGATGAGGGGGTGAAACCGCATGAACAAACCACCGCATGAAACGCGCGTGGTCGTCGGCATGTCCGGCGGCGTCGACTCGTCAGTCGCCGCGCTATTGTTAAAAGAACAAGGATATGATGTGATCGGCATTTTTATGAAAAACTGGGATGACACCGATGAAAACGGCGTTTGCACGGCGACGGAAGATTTCGAAGATGTCGTGCGCGTCTGCAACCAAATCGGCATCCCGTACTATGCAGTCAACTTTGAAAAGCAATATTGGGACAAAGTGTTTACGTATTTTTTGGACGAATACAAAGCCGGACGCACCCCGAACCCGGATGTGATGTGCAATAAGGAAATTAAATTCAAGGCGTTTTTGGAGCACGCCATGTCGATCGGCGCCGATTATGTCGCGACCGGCCATTACGCCCGCGTCGAGTTTCGCGACGGCGAATATAAAATGCTGCGCGGGGCCGACCCGAACAAAGATCAAACGTACTTTTTAAACCAGCTCGGCCAAGCCCAGCTGTCAAACGTGATGTTCCCGATCGGCCACTTGCACAAAGCGGACGTGCGCCGGATCGCGAAAGAAGCCGGGCTTGCCACCGCTGGGAAAAAAGACAGCACCGGCATTTGCTTTATCG is part of the Geobacillus sp. 46C-IIa genome and encodes:
- a CDS encoding cysteine desulfurase family protein gives rise to the protein MERIYLDHAATSPVHPDVAAGMVHWMTEQFGNPSSIHYFGRQSRRAVDEARAAVARSLGAKETEIVFTSGGTEADNFALIGTAMANRSRGSHIITTAIEHHAVLRACEYLEKQGFDVTYLPVDEQGIVSVDDVKAALRDETILVSVMFANNEIGTIQPIREIGALLRDHPAYFHTDAVQAYGLLPIDVNEYGVDLLSLSSHKINGPKGSGALYIRETVRITPLLFGGEQERKRRAGTENVPGIIGLAQAAEIAGRTREEKRKQYAAWREVMLDIFRSSGIDYVVNGSQDGLPHILNVAFPGTNVESLLVNLDLAGIAASSGSACTAGSIDPSHVLVAMCGRQSERIRSSVRFSFGLGNTNEQIERAAEETVKIVKRLTNR
- a CDS encoding replication-associated recombination protein A is translated as MRKTTEPLAVRMRPRTIDDIVGQAHIIGPGTPLYKMVKKGYVPSLLLYGEPGTGKTSLAYAIARTAGRELVAINATSSGKKEIEEAAEAARWSGHVLLFIDEIHRLNKAQQDVLLPHLESGLVTLIGATTENPFHEVNPAIRSRCGQIQQLKRLQSADLLVILKRALTDPERGVGETPVIIDEALLWRIAEAAGGDARAALSLLEAAVAAADERDGSLYIDEAIIASCTANRGFTHDKYGDTYYSLLSAFQKSVRGSDADAALHYLARLLEGGDLAAVCRRLLVIAYEDIGLANPMMGVKVQAAVAAAERIGLPEARIPLAVITVELCLSPKSNSAYKALDAALADVRAGKLGEIPDHLKDAHYQGAAVLGHGQGYLYPHDYPNGWVDQAYLPAALEGVRYYEPKEHGEEKYYAKVYRRLRQLKQDGNVEP
- the cymR gene encoding cysteine metabolism transcriptional regulator CymR, coding for MKISTKGRYGLTIMIELAKKYGDRPISLRSIAKANNLSEHYLEQLVTPLRNAGLVKSIRGAYGGYVLAEHPAKITAGDILRVLEGPLTPVEELEEEEPAKRELWIRIRDAVEEVLDSTTLEDLAKYSDGDDGAYMFYI
- the mnmA gene encoding tRNA 2-thiouridine(34) synthase MnmA, with the protein product MNKPPHETRVVVGMSGGVDSSVAALLLKEQGYDVIGIFMKNWDDTDENGVCTATEDFEDVVRVCNQIGIPYYAVNFEKQYWDKVFTYFLDEYKAGRTPNPDVMCNKEIKFKAFLEHAMSIGADYVATGHYARVEFRDGEYKMLRGADPNKDQTYFLNQLGQAQLSNVMFPIGHLHKADVRRIAKEAGLATAGKKDSTGICFIGERDFKEFLSHYLPAQPGVMKTLDGEVKGRHDGVMYYTIGQRHGLGIGGSGEPWFVVGKDVRENVLYVAQGFDNEYLYSTSLKAVNVNWVSDRKPEAPFRCTAKFRYRQPDLGVTVHPLAGDKAEVVFDAPARAVTPGQAVVFYNGDECLGGGTIDEVFRDGEKLWYVG
- a CDS encoding RsfA family transcriptional regulator → MKTRQDAWSHEEDVLLAETVLQYIREGKTQLAAFEEVGRQLRRTAAACGFRWNAEVRKRHLDAIEQAKKQRKERKRALEMMKKWQKEANDVTFRPLDENKGAEGSSPFLPAAPLTLDQCISFLQALRRDAKQLEAARQENERLKRERTEWLARNEQLTQKLERLEARQTTVQEDYEALVKIMARARQLASEEGERFSLAQLLLAETGEQSEPMAHS